ATATATAACTTAAATATGTCAAATTTAAATTATTACAAAAGTAATATTCTTTTATACCTCAAATAATACCTATTAATTGAATTTTTTTCTTATTTTTTTTTATTTGCATTTTTTTAATTTTTAATATCATAAATTACTTCATTTATGAAAAAAAAATACATCTTATTAATAAATTTAACCAAAAAAAAAAATTAACTTTTAATTGAAAATGATAACAAAC
This sequence is a window from Bombyx mori mitochondrion, complete genome. Protein-coding genes within it:
- the ATP8 gene encoding ATP synthase F0 subunit 8 is translated as MPQMMPINWIFFLFFFICIFLIFNIMNYFIYEKKMHLINKFNQKKKLTFNWKW